From a region of the Seleniivibrio woodruffii genome:
- a CDS encoding helix-turn-helix domain-containing protein has product MNQSIDAISYNLKNIRESRGLSLEQLAELTGVSKSMLRQIEMGKSSPTITTMWKVANGLRISFTALMAEQDTHTEVQSFKFNKPILAEKGHYRIYPLIPFSPQHSFETYYFEIDPNTTFSGEPHNGSLFEYIFVTQGVLEVIVKDKSHQIKSGEFIKFSADCGHIYRCISETPVTAIMQLSYMS; this is encoded by the coding sequence ATGAACCAGTCTATTGACGCTATCTCTTACAATCTCAAGAATATCAGGGAAAGCCGTGGGCTTAGCCTGGAGCAGCTTGCAGAACTTACCGGAGTCAGCAAAAGCATGCTGCGGCAAATAGAAATGGGCAAATCCAGTCCAACCATTACTACCATGTGGAAAGTGGCGAACGGTCTTCGTATTTCATTTACAGCTCTTATGGCAGAGCAGGATACCCATACTGAAGTGCAATCTTTTAAATTTAATAAGCCTATTCTGGCTGAAAAAGGACATTACAGGATTTATCCCCTCATCCCATTCAGCCCGCAACACTCATTCGAGACATATTATTTTGAAATTGACCCAAACACCACTTTCAGCGGGGAACCGCATAATGGGAGTCTATTCGAATATATTTTTGTTACCCAGGGAGTTTTAGAGGTAATTGTGAAAGATAAATCTCACCAGATCAAAAGCGGTGAGTTTATAAAATTCAGTGCTGACTGTGGTCATATATATAGATGTATAAGTGAAACACCTGTAACAGCTATTATGCAGTTGAGTTATATGTCTTAA